A single Lemur catta isolate mLemCat1 chromosome 20, mLemCat1.pri, whole genome shotgun sequence DNA region contains:
- the TMEM170A gene encoding transmembrane protein 170A isoform X3: MWYGVFLWALVSSLFFHVPAGLLALFTLRHHKYGRFMSVSILLMGIVGPITAGILTSAAIAGVYRAAGKEMIPFEALTLGTGQTFCVVVVSFLRILATL; encoded by the exons ATGTGGTATGGTGTGTTCCTGTGGGCACTggtgtcttctctcttctttcacgTCCCTGCTGGATTACTGGCCCTCTTCACCCTCAGACATCACAAATATGGTAGGTTCATGTCTGTAAGCATCCTGTTGATGGGCATCGTGGGACCAATTACTGCTGGAATCTTGACAA GTGCAGCAATTGCTGGAGTTTACCGAGCCGCTGGGAAGGAAATGATACCATTTGAAGCCCTCACCTTAGGCACTGGACAGACATTTTGTGTAGTGGTGGTCTCCTTTTTACGGATTTTAGCTACTCTATAG